In a genomic window of Ranitomeya imitator isolate aRanImi1 chromosome 5, aRanImi1.pri, whole genome shotgun sequence:
- the RPL22L1 gene encoding ribosomal protein eL22-like isoform X2, whose amino-acid sequence MAPKVKKVQKERRSKKAAWRFTLDLTHPVEDGIFDSVNFEQFLKEKVKVNGKTGNLGNTVHIERSKNKINVASEKQFSKRYLKYLTKKYLKKNNLRDWLRVVASDKETYELRYFQISQDDDESETEE is encoded by the exons ATGGCGCCG AAAGTTAAAAAGGTGCAGAAGGAAAGAAGATCCAAGAAGGCCGCCTGGAGGTTCACCCTGGACCTCactcatcctgtggaagatgggatcTTTGACTCCGTCAACTTT GAGCAGTTTCTAAAGGAGAAGGTGAAAGTCAACGGCAAAACCGGAAACCTTGGAAACACCGTTCACATTGAACGTTCAAAGAACAAGATAAATGTGGCGTCTGAGAAGCAGTTCTCTAAAAG GTACCTGAAATACCTTACAAAGAAATACCTGAAGAAAAACAACTTGCGTGACTGGTTACGTGTAGTTGCTTCTGATAAGGAGACCTATGAACTTAGGTACTTCCAGATCAGCCAAGATGATGATGAATCTGAAACAGAAGAATAA
- the RPL22L1 gene encoding ribosomal protein eL22-like isoform X1 — protein MAPQKVKKVQKERRSKKAAWRFTLDLTHPVEDGIFDSVNFEQFLKEKVKVNGKTGNLGNTVHIERSKNKINVASEKQFSKRYLKYLTKKYLKKNNLRDWLRVVASDKETYELRYFQISQDDDESETEE, from the exons ATGGCGCCG CAGAAAGTTAAAAAGGTGCAGAAGGAAAGAAGATCCAAGAAGGCCGCCTGGAGGTTCACCCTGGACCTCactcatcctgtggaagatgggatcTTTGACTCCGTCAACTTT GAGCAGTTTCTAAAGGAGAAGGTGAAAGTCAACGGCAAAACCGGAAACCTTGGAAACACCGTTCACATTGAACGTTCAAAGAACAAGATAAATGTGGCGTCTGAGAAGCAGTTCTCTAAAAG GTACCTGAAATACCTTACAAAGAAATACCTGAAGAAAAACAACTTGCGTGACTGGTTACGTGTAGTTGCTTCTGATAAGGAGACCTATGAACTTAGGTACTTCCAGATCAGCCAAGATGATGATGAATCTGAAACAGAAGAATAA